A genomic stretch from Georgenia muralis includes:
- a CDS encoding amino-acid N-acetyltransferase — translation MAAEPVVRQALPADVRQIYDLVQPYADERILIAKELIDYFEAVQEFVVAEEPGSPALLGCGALHVLWDDIAEVRTLAVDAAARGRGIGHLLLDALVERARSLGLRRVFCLTFEVDFFTRHGFHAIEGTPVGMDVYAQMLRSHDDGVAEFLDLARVKPNTLGNTRMLLEL, via the coding sequence ATGGCCGCTGAGCCGGTGGTGCGGCAGGCGCTGCCGGCTGACGTCCGTCAGATCTACGACCTCGTCCAGCCGTACGCCGACGAGCGCATCCTCATCGCCAAGGAGCTCATCGACTACTTCGAGGCCGTGCAGGAGTTCGTGGTCGCCGAGGAGCCCGGCTCGCCGGCGCTGCTCGGGTGCGGCGCGCTGCACGTGCTGTGGGACGACATCGCCGAGGTCCGCACCCTCGCCGTCGACGCCGCCGCCCGGGGCCGCGGGATCGGGCACCTGCTGCTCGACGCCCTCGTCGAGCGGGCCCGGTCACTCGGCCTGCGGCGGGTGTTCTGCCTGACGTTCGAGGTGGACTTCTTCACCCGGCACGGCTTCCACGCGATCGAGGGCACGCCCGTGGGGATGGACGTCTACGCGCAGATGCTGCGCTCGCACGACGACGGTGTGGCGGAGTTCCTCGACCTCGCCCGGGTCAAGCCCAACACCCTGGGCAACACGCGGATGCTGCTCGAACTCTGA
- a CDS encoding IS110 family transposase has product MKQRIAPGWAGVDVGKGHHWICLIDEAGTTVWSTKVVNDEAAILDAIAGVLGHADEVVWGVDVTGTMSGLLLALLAAHGQRVRYVPGRTVNQMASAYRGEAKTDARDAYVIAETLRHRGDLQDVEVATALVTELRLLVTHRTDLVGDRVRVVNRLRDVLSGYFPALERSFDYAHSRGALVLLTGYQTPQAIRRTGESRLRAWLVKRKVRSADQIAAAALGAAKAQQTVVPGQDVAASIVADLAAQLLALGARISDLDARITTTFRAHPQAEIIESLPGMGPILGAELVAAAGDLAAYANAGRLASAAGLVPVPRDSGRRTGNLHRPMRYSRKLRRVFYLSASAAMMREGPNRDYYLKKRGQGHGHVQALIALARRRVDVLWALLRDNRPFELAPPSREPMAQTA; this is encoded by the coding sequence ATGAAGCAACGGATCGCGCCCGGGTGGGCTGGTGTCGACGTCGGTAAGGGTCATCACTGGATCTGCCTGATCGACGAGGCCGGCACCACAGTCTGGTCGACGAAGGTGGTCAACGACGAGGCCGCCATCCTCGACGCGATCGCCGGCGTCCTTGGCCACGCCGACGAGGTCGTCTGGGGAGTAGACGTCACCGGGACCATGTCGGGACTGCTGCTGGCACTGCTGGCAGCCCACGGTCAGCGGGTGAGATACGTCCCCGGCCGCACGGTGAACCAGATGGCCAGCGCCTACCGCGGTGAGGCCAAGACCGACGCCCGCGATGCCTACGTCATCGCCGAGACCCTGCGACACCGCGGCGATCTACAGGACGTCGAGGTCGCCACCGCGCTGGTGACCGAGCTGCGGCTACTGGTGACCCACCGCACCGACCTGGTCGGTGACCGGGTCCGCGTGGTCAACCGGCTCCGCGACGTGCTCAGCGGCTACTTCCCTGCGCTGGAGCGGTCCTTCGACTACGCCCATAGCCGGGGTGCGTTGGTCCTGCTGACGGGCTACCAGACGCCGCAGGCGATCCGCCGGACGGGTGAGTCGCGGTTGCGGGCATGGCTGGTCAAGCGGAAGGTGCGCAGCGCCGACCAGATCGCTGCAGCTGCGCTCGGTGCGGCCAAGGCCCAGCAGACCGTCGTGCCCGGGCAGGATGTGGCGGCCAGCATCGTGGCCGACCTCGCCGCTCAGCTCCTGGCGCTCGGCGCGCGGATCTCCGACCTCGACGCCCGGATCACCACCACCTTCCGCGCGCACCCCCAGGCCGAGATCATCGAGTCCCTGCCCGGCATGGGACCGATCCTCGGTGCCGAGCTGGTAGCCGCCGCAGGGGACCTTGCCGCCTATGCGAACGCCGGACGGCTCGCCTCGGCCGCCGGGCTTGTCCCGGTCCCGCGGGACTCTGGCCGGCGCACCGGGAACCTGCACCGGCCGATGCGCTACTCGCGCAAGCTGCGCAGAGTGTTCTACCTCTCCGCCTCAGCCGCCATGATGCGCGAGGGCCCCAACCGCGACTACTACCTCAAGAAGCGCGGACAAGGCCACGGGCACGTCCAAGCGCTCATCGCCTTGGCGCGCCGACGCGTCGACGTCCTATGGGCCCTGCTCCGCGACAACCGACCCTTCGAACTCGCCCCACCCTCGCGAGAACCGATGGCCCAAACGGCTTGA
- a CDS encoding IS1380 family transposase — protein sequence MKPSHTIRPVFDESNLVSAAGLVPALRLAESAGLYGLVEGLTVPSPNAGVKTASVVGGMLAGADSIDDLDLLRHGGMGRVFDGVRAPSTLGTFLRSFTHGHVQQLDKVSGALLAGLARQVPALVNSGARAQGIAFVDVDDTIREVHGYAKQAAAYGYSGVRGLNVQLATLSTEVAAPVIVRARLRRGNVASHTGAGQLLAQALGTARAAGVSGPVLCRADSAYYGHAFVATALRHGVWFSVTVRMNPQAKAAIAGIGEDAWTPIRYPHAVWDEAEQRWVSDAEVAEVPFVAFTSRRKAEQVTCRLIVRRVRRLQPLAGDGSEQGELFATYRHHAFITNSDLDTIEADQRHRGHAIVEQVIAELKDGPLAHLPSGKYAANAAWVAMATIAFNIARAAAVAADMATARWATLRRKIINVPARIATTGRRLILHLPARWAWAEHWTTLHTAATGPPPATTT from the coding sequence GTGAAACCCTCTCACACGATTCGACCGGTCTTCGATGAGTCCAATCTGGTGTCGGCGGCGGGTCTGGTCCCGGCCCTGCGGCTGGCGGAGTCCGCGGGTTTGTACGGCCTGGTCGAGGGGTTGACGGTGCCCTCACCCAACGCGGGGGTGAAGACGGCGAGTGTGGTCGGCGGGATGCTCGCCGGTGCGGACTCCATCGATGACCTGGACCTGTTGCGCCATGGCGGGATGGGCCGGGTCTTCGACGGGGTCCGGGCACCCTCGACGTTGGGCACGTTCCTGCGATCGTTCACCCACGGTCACGTCCAGCAGCTCGACAAGGTCAGCGGTGCGCTGCTGGCAGGGCTCGCTCGACAGGTTCCCGCCCTGGTGAACAGCGGCGCGAGGGCGCAGGGCATCGCGTTCGTCGATGTCGACGACACGATCCGGGAGGTCCACGGCTACGCCAAGCAGGCCGCGGCGTACGGCTACTCCGGGGTCCGGGGCCTGAACGTCCAGCTCGCCACTCTCTCCACGGAGGTGGCGGCGCCGGTGATCGTCCGGGCCCGGCTACGGCGCGGCAACGTCGCCTCGCACACCGGCGCCGGCCAGCTCCTCGCCCAGGCCCTGGGGACCGCCCGCGCCGCGGGCGTGAGCGGACCGGTGCTGTGCCGGGCGGACTCGGCGTACTACGGCCACGCCTTCGTCGCCACCGCCCTGCGCCACGGGGTGTGGTTCTCGGTGACCGTGCGGATGAACCCCCAGGCCAAGGCGGCCATCGCGGGCATCGGCGAGGACGCCTGGACCCCGATCAGGTACCCGCACGCGGTCTGGGACGAGGCCGAGCAGCGGTGGGTCTCCGACGCCGAGGTCGCCGAGGTCCCCTTCGTCGCGTTCACCTCCCGCCGCAAGGCCGAGCAGGTGACCTGCCGACTGATCGTGCGCCGCGTCCGACGGCTCCAGCCCCTGGCCGGTGACGGCAGCGAGCAGGGCGAGCTCTTCGCGACCTACCGCCACCACGCGTTCATCACCAACTCCGACCTGGACACCATCGAGGCCGACCAGCGTCACCGGGGGCACGCGATCGTCGAGCAGGTCATCGCCGAGCTCAAGGACGGGCCCCTGGCGCACCTGCCGTCCGGGAAGTACGCGGCGAACGCGGCCTGGGTGGCGATGGCGACGATCGCGTTCAACATCGCCCGCGCCGCCGCCGTCGCCGCCGACATGGCCACCGCCCGGTGGGCCACCCTGCGCCGGAAGATCATCAACGTCCCCGCCCGGATCGCCACCACCGGCCGCCGGCTGATCCTGCACCTGCCCGCCCGCTGGGCCTGGGCCGAGCACTGGACCACCCTCCACACCGCCGCGACCGGGCCACCACCAGCCACCACGACCTGA
- a CDS encoding A/G-specific adenine glycosylase gives MDPAEPDDLAATQEAVVSWYDDNARDLPWRRPGTTAWGVLVSEVMLQQTPVVRVKPAWRSWTSRWPTPADLAAAPTAEVLRAWDRLGYPRRALRLQQCARAVVERHGGIVPTDEESLLALPGVGAYTAAAVAAFAHGRRAVVLDTNVRRVLGRALEGRALPAPSLSRAEQERARTYLPDDAARSVRWNVGLMELGALVCTARAPRCPACPLVGTCAWVLAGRPADEHAHRRRTQTWHGTDRQARGRVMAALRGSDGWTGHDELLRAAADGADPAALPDRSQPGRALASLVADGLVVAGADDRAGWYRLP, from the coding sequence GTGGACCCCGCCGAGCCCGACGACCTCGCCGCGACCCAGGAGGCGGTCGTCTCCTGGTACGACGACAACGCCCGTGACCTGCCGTGGCGCCGCCCCGGAACGACGGCGTGGGGGGTCCTCGTGAGCGAGGTCATGCTGCAGCAGACCCCGGTGGTTCGCGTGAAGCCGGCCTGGCGGTCCTGGACGAGCCGGTGGCCCACCCCGGCCGACCTCGCGGCGGCGCCGACCGCCGAGGTCCTGCGCGCCTGGGACCGACTGGGCTACCCGCGGCGGGCGCTGCGGCTGCAGCAGTGCGCACGGGCGGTCGTCGAGCGCCACGGCGGCATCGTGCCGACGGACGAGGAGTCGCTCCTGGCCCTGCCGGGTGTCGGCGCCTACACCGCGGCGGCGGTCGCCGCGTTCGCACACGGTCGGCGAGCCGTCGTCCTCGACACGAACGTCCGGCGGGTGCTGGGCCGCGCTCTCGAGGGCCGGGCGCTGCCCGCGCCGTCGCTCTCCCGGGCCGAGCAGGAGAGGGCGCGGACCTACCTGCCGGACGACGCGGCGCGCTCGGTCCGCTGGAACGTCGGCCTCATGGAGCTCGGCGCGCTGGTGTGCACGGCCCGCGCGCCCCGGTGCCCGGCGTGCCCGCTGGTGGGGACGTGCGCGTGGGTGCTGGCCGGGCGGCCGGCGGACGAGCACGCCCACCGCCGCCGGACCCAGACCTGGCACGGCACCGACCGTCAGGCCCGCGGCCGGGTCATGGCGGCGCTGCGCGGCTCCGACGGCTGGACCGGGCACGACGAGCTCCTGCGCGCCGCGGCGGACGGCGCCGACCCGGCGGCCCTGCCCGACCGCTCCCAGCCCGGCCGCGCGCTGGCCTCCCTCGTCGCCGACGGGCTGGTCGTCGCCGGGGCGGACGACCGTGCCGGCTGGTACCGCCTGCCCTGA
- the disA gene encoding DNA integrity scanning diadenylate cyclase DisA: MKLRAMLRAIAPGTELRDGLERILRGRTGAIVVLGYDDTVEEMCSGGFHLDVEFSATRLRELAKMDGAVVVDYTHRRIRRANVQLLPDARIETSESGMRHRTAERAAKQSGYPVISVSQSMRTVALYVDEHRHVVEDSDVILSRANQALATLERYKSRLDEVSGTLSALEIEDLVTVRDVITVIQRMEMVSRISEEIAGYVIELGTDGRLLSLQLEELVIGLDPDRNLVVRDYVGPSAGGPAEDVLTALGRLTSAELIDMPTIARILGVGGADGEALDSALSPRGYRVLSKIPRLPSSVAESIAAHCGSLQTMLSATTEDLQAVEGVGPHRARAVREGLSRLAESSILERFA; the protein is encoded by the coding sequence ATGAAGCTCCGCGCCATGCTCCGGGCCATCGCGCCGGGCACCGAGCTGCGGGACGGTCTCGAGCGCATCCTGCGCGGCCGGACGGGCGCGATCGTCGTCCTCGGGTACGACGACACGGTCGAGGAGATGTGCTCGGGCGGGTTCCACCTCGACGTGGAGTTCTCCGCGACCAGGCTGCGTGAGCTGGCCAAGATGGACGGCGCCGTCGTCGTCGACTACACCCACCGGCGGATCCGCCGGGCCAACGTCCAGCTCCTCCCCGACGCACGCATCGAGACCTCCGAGTCGGGCATGCGCCACCGGACGGCCGAGCGTGCGGCGAAGCAGTCCGGCTACCCCGTCATCTCAGTCAGCCAGTCCATGCGGACGGTCGCGCTCTACGTGGACGAGCACCGCCACGTCGTGGAGGACTCCGACGTCATCCTCTCGCGGGCCAACCAGGCGCTGGCGACCCTCGAGCGCTACAAGTCCCGCCTGGACGAGGTCTCCGGCACCCTGTCCGCGCTGGAGATCGAGGACCTCGTCACGGTCCGCGACGTCATCACGGTCATCCAGCGCATGGAGATGGTCTCGCGCATCTCCGAGGAGATCGCCGGCTACGTCATCGAGCTCGGCACCGACGGCCGCCTGCTGTCCCTCCAGCTGGAGGAGCTCGTCATCGGTCTCGACCCCGACCGCAACCTCGTGGTGCGCGACTACGTCGGCCCCTCGGCGGGCGGACCCGCCGAGGACGTCCTCACCGCGCTGGGCCGCCTGACCTCCGCCGAGCTCATCGACATGCCCACGATCGCGCGCATCCTCGGCGTCGGCGGCGCCGACGGCGAGGCCCTGGACTCGGCGCTGAGCCCCCGCGGGTACCGCGTGCTCTCGAAGATCCCCCGACTGCCGAGCTCCGTTGCCGAGTCCATCGCGGCGCACTGCGGGAGCCTGCAGACGATGCTCTCCGCGACGACGGAGGACCTGCAGGCCGTCGAAGGTGTCGGGCCGCACCGCGCCCGCGCCGTGCGCGAGGGGCTCTCCCGCCTGGCCGAGTCCTCGATCCTCGAGCGCTTCGCCTGA
- the radA gene encoding DNA repair protein RadA: protein MSPRTVRPAFRCSECGWTASKWVGRCAECQAWGTVEEVGAAPATRSSTTATAPSSPARPIDQVDARAAQARSTGVGELDRVLGGGIVPGAVVLLAGEPGVGKSTLLLDVAAKAAAGAPPGHPVLYVTGEESASQVRLRAERIGALTPALLLAAETDLATLLGHVDAADPSLLVVDSVQTIADGSVDGSAGGVSQVRAVAQALIHVAKTRSIPVLLVGHVTKDGSIAGPRVLEHLVDVVCQFEGDRHSRLRMVRAVKNRYGPTDEVGCFDLHDAGITGLADPSGLFLSGDRSAVPGTCVTISLEGRRPMPTEIQALVALSPLSSPRRTTSGLDSSRVAMTLAVLQARLGTVLGGSDVYVSTVGGARAVEPAVDLAVAMAVSSAADRRELAPHIVAVGEVGLTGEVRATVGVQRRLAEAARLGFRHAVVPHHGAEDLKAVPGLEVHPVRHLRQAVEVAMLLTNPGSVGPGVP from the coding sequence ATGAGCCCGAGGACAGTCCGCCCCGCCTTCCGCTGCAGCGAGTGCGGCTGGACCGCGTCGAAGTGGGTCGGGCGCTGCGCCGAGTGCCAGGCCTGGGGCACGGTCGAGGAGGTCGGGGCGGCCCCGGCCACCCGCTCGTCGACGACGGCGACCGCCCCCTCCTCGCCCGCCCGGCCCATCGACCAGGTCGACGCCCGCGCGGCCCAGGCCCGCAGCACCGGGGTCGGTGAGCTCGACCGGGTCCTCGGCGGGGGGATCGTGCCGGGCGCCGTCGTGCTGCTCGCGGGCGAGCCGGGCGTGGGCAAGTCGACCCTCCTGCTCGACGTCGCGGCGAAGGCCGCCGCCGGCGCACCGCCGGGCCACCCCGTCCTCTACGTGACCGGTGAGGAGTCGGCGAGCCAGGTGCGCCTGCGTGCCGAGCGCATCGGCGCCCTCACCCCGGCGCTGCTCCTCGCCGCCGAGACCGACCTGGCCACGCTGCTCGGGCACGTCGACGCCGCCGACCCCTCGCTCCTGGTCGTCGACTCCGTCCAGACCATCGCCGACGGTTCGGTCGACGGCAGCGCCGGCGGGGTGAGCCAGGTGCGCGCCGTGGCGCAGGCCCTCATCCACGTCGCCAAGACCCGCAGCATCCCCGTCCTCCTCGTGGGGCACGTGACCAAGGACGGCAGCATCGCCGGTCCTCGGGTGCTGGAGCACCTCGTCGACGTCGTCTGCCAGTTCGAGGGCGACCGGCACTCGCGGCTGCGGATGGTCCGGGCGGTGAAGAACCGCTACGGACCCACCGACGAGGTCGGCTGCTTCGACCTCCACGACGCCGGCATCACCGGACTGGCCGACCCCTCCGGGCTGTTCCTCTCGGGCGACCGCAGCGCGGTGCCCGGTACCTGCGTGACCATCTCGCTGGAGGGCCGCCGGCCCATGCCCACCGAGATCCAGGCGCTGGTCGCCCTCTCCCCCCTGTCCTCCCCGCGCCGGACCACCTCGGGCCTGGACTCCTCGCGGGTCGCGATGACGCTCGCCGTCCTGCAGGCCAGGCTCGGCACGGTCCTGGGGGGCAGCGACGTCTACGTCTCCACCGTGGGTGGGGCCCGGGCGGTGGAGCCGGCGGTGGACCTCGCGGTGGCGATGGCCGTCTCGTCGGCCGCGGACCGACGGGAGCTGGCCCCGCACATCGTCGCGGTGGGCGAGGTCGGGCTCACCGGTGAGGTCCGGGCCACCGTCGGGGTGCAGCGCCGCCTCGCCGAGGCGGCCCGGCTGGGCTTCCGGCACGCGGTGGTCCCGCACCACGGGGCCGAGGACCTCAAGGCGGTGCCGGGTCTTGAGGTGCACCCCGTGCGCCACCTGCGTCAGGCCGTCGAGGTGGCCATGCTCCTGACGAACCCCGGATCGGTGGGCCCCGGCGTGCCGTGA
- a CDS encoding LacI family DNA-binding transcriptional regulator has translation MRRSVRTRASAPSMADVAVVAGVSHQTVSRVLNSPDAVRPETRERVEAAIRELGYRRNPAARALVTRRTGLIGVVNPGEARFGPANTTMAIEEAAREAGYATTLAVMRDAQATTVDAALEFFLGLGVDGIVVIAPVTQVAAAANELASQLPVVLVAAGLRPTSELRVVGVDQEAGARLATRHLIDLGHRDVVHVSGPNDWFDARSRIVGWRREMHEAGLEVPPLVPAGWDAVDGYDVARTLVREHRLPTAIFAANDLLALGMLRAFHEAGVRVPEDVSVVGFDDTEGAGYYEPPLTTVRQPFAEVGRRAIEVLLEALAGRRSESRMIPPELVVRASTGAPRT, from the coding sequence ATGCGCAGGTCCGTGCGGACGCGCGCCTCGGCGCCCTCCATGGCCGACGTCGCCGTCGTCGCCGGCGTCTCCCACCAGACGGTCTCGCGCGTGCTCAACTCCCCCGACGCCGTCCGTCCCGAGACGCGCGAGCGGGTCGAGGCCGCGATCCGCGAGCTCGGCTACCGCCGCAACCCCGCCGCTCGCGCGCTGGTGACGCGCCGGACCGGGCTCATCGGCGTCGTCAACCCCGGTGAGGCGCGGTTCGGGCCGGCCAACACCACCATGGCGATCGAGGAGGCCGCGCGCGAGGCGGGCTACGCCACGACCCTGGCCGTCATGCGCGACGCCCAGGCCACGACCGTGGACGCGGCCCTGGAGTTCTTCCTCGGGCTGGGCGTCGACGGGATCGTCGTCATCGCCCCGGTGACCCAGGTCGCCGCCGCGGCCAACGAGCTGGCCAGCCAGCTCCCGGTGGTGCTCGTCGCGGCCGGGCTGCGGCCCACCTCCGAGCTGCGGGTGGTGGGGGTCGACCAGGAGGCCGGCGCCCGGCTCGCCACGCGACACCTCATCGACCTCGGCCACCGCGACGTCGTCCACGTCTCCGGGCCGAACGACTGGTTCGACGCACGCTCACGCATCGTGGGCTGGCGGCGGGAGATGCACGAGGCAGGCCTGGAGGTGCCACCCCTCGTGCCCGCCGGCTGGGACGCCGTCGACGGCTACGACGTGGCCCGCACGCTCGTACGCGAGCACCGGCTGCCGACCGCGATCTTCGCGGCGAACGACCTCCTCGCGCTGGGCATGCTGCGGGCGTTCCACGAGGCAGGGGTGCGGGTGCCCGAGGACGTCTCGGTGGTGGGCTTCGACGACACCGAGGGCGCCGGCTACTACGAGCCACCCCTGACGACCGTGCGCCAGCCCTTCGCCGAGGTGGGGCGCCGGGCCATCGAGGTCCTCCTCGAGGCTCTCGCCGGGCGCCGGTCGGAGTCGCGGATGATCCCCCCGGAGCTGGTCGTGCGCGCCTCGACGGGCGCCCCCCGCACCTGA
- the araB gene encoding ribulokinase, with amino-acid sequence MWPNPNGQNRTIRQGSPRPVVDVDRQDAVVVGVDFGTLSGRAVVVRVADGAELGSAVHEYRHGVMDRTLTAHENEVLPPDWALQVPGDYLEVLRVAVPAAVRAAGVRPADVVGVGTDFTACTMVPVRADGTPLSELPALAGRPHAYVKLWKHHAAQGQADRINDLAGDRGEPWIDRYGGSISAEWEFAKGLQVLEEDPEVYAAMDRWVEAADWIVWQLTGRYVRNACTAGYKGIYQDGAYPDRSFLAALNPDFADFVTDKLAQEIGQLGHAAGGLTTEAAGWTGLPVGTAVAVGNVDAHVTAPAANAVEPGQMVAIMGTSTCHVVNGARAAEVPGMCGVVRGGIVEGFWGYEAGQSGVGDIFGWYVDNQVPESYAVEARARGIGVHELLTEKAAAQQVGGHGLVALDWHSGNRSVLVDHELSGLVVGLTLTTRPEDVYRALLEATAFGTRTIVETFGAAGVPVSELVVAGGLLKNTFLMQMYADVTRLPLSTIVSEQGPALGSAIHAAVAAGYYPDVRTAARSMGRRVVAAYTPDEDAALAYDALYAEYTALHDHFGRGGNDVMHRLKKIRREALAARPREPGTARPPELRTAREAAPGTGRGARTAGAHA; translated from the coding sequence ATGTGGCCGAACCCAAACGGACAGAACCGCACAATCAGGCAAGGGAGCCCCAGGCCCGTGGTCGATGTGGATCGCCAGGACGCCGTCGTCGTGGGCGTCGACTTCGGCACCCTCTCGGGCCGTGCCGTGGTGGTTCGCGTGGCCGACGGCGCCGAGCTCGGCAGCGCGGTGCACGAGTACCGCCACGGCGTGATGGACCGCACCCTGACCGCCCACGAGAACGAGGTCCTCCCGCCGGACTGGGCGCTGCAGGTACCGGGGGACTACCTCGAGGTGCTCAGGGTCGCGGTCCCGGCGGCGGTCCGGGCGGCCGGCGTCCGCCCCGCCGACGTGGTCGGCGTCGGCACAGACTTCACCGCGTGCACGATGGTGCCGGTGCGGGCCGACGGCACGCCGCTCTCGGAGCTGCCCGCGCTGGCCGGCCGGCCCCACGCCTACGTCAAGCTGTGGAAGCACCACGCCGCGCAGGGTCAGGCGGACCGCATCAACGACCTGGCGGGGGACCGGGGCGAGCCATGGATCGACCGCTACGGCGGGTCCATCTCCGCGGAGTGGGAGTTCGCCAAGGGCCTGCAGGTCCTCGAGGAGGACCCCGAGGTCTACGCGGCGATGGACCGCTGGGTCGAGGCAGCGGACTGGATCGTGTGGCAGCTCACCGGGCGGTACGTGCGCAACGCCTGCACGGCCGGCTACAAGGGCATCTACCAGGACGGCGCGTACCCCGACCGCTCCTTCCTCGCCGCGCTGAACCCCGACTTCGCCGACTTCGTCACCGACAAGCTCGCGCAGGAGATCGGCCAGCTGGGGCATGCCGCGGGCGGCCTGACCACCGAGGCGGCCGGCTGGACCGGGCTGCCGGTGGGCACCGCGGTGGCGGTGGGCAACGTCGACGCGCACGTGACGGCCCCGGCGGCCAACGCCGTCGAGCCGGGCCAGATGGTCGCGATCATGGGCACCTCCACGTGCCACGTGGTCAACGGGGCCAGGGCCGCCGAGGTCCCGGGGATGTGCGGGGTGGTCCGGGGCGGCATCGTCGAGGGCTTCTGGGGCTACGAGGCCGGCCAGTCCGGGGTGGGTGACATCTTCGGCTGGTACGTGGACAACCAGGTCCCCGAGTCCTACGCGGTGGAGGCCCGGGCCCGCGGGATCGGCGTGCACGAGCTGCTCACCGAGAAGGCCGCGGCGCAGCAGGTGGGCGGCCACGGCCTGGTGGCGCTCGACTGGCACTCCGGCAACCGCTCGGTCCTCGTCGACCACGAGCTGTCCGGCCTGGTCGTCGGGCTCACGCTGACCACGCGCCCGGAGGACGTCTACCGGGCGCTGCTGGAGGCGACCGCGTTCGGCACCCGCACGATCGTCGAGACCTTCGGTGCCGCCGGCGTGCCGGTCTCGGAGCTGGTCGTGGCGGGAGGACTGCTGAAGAACACCTTCCTCATGCAGATGTACGCCGACGTCACCCGCCTGCCCCTGTCGACGATCGTCTCCGAGCAGGGCCCGGCGCTGGGCTCGGCCATCCACGCCGCCGTCGCGGCGGGGTACTACCCCGACGTGCGCACGGCAGCGAGGTCGATGGGCAGGCGGGTCGTGGCTGCCTACACCCCCGACGAGGACGCCGCCCTGGCCTACGACGCGCTCTATGCCGAGTACACCGCCCTGCACGACCACTTCGGTCGAGGAGGCAACGACGTCATGCACCGTCTGAAGAAGATCCGCCGCGAGGCCCTGGCCGCCCGCCCGCGCGAGCCGGGCACCGCCCGCCCGCCCGAGCTGCGCACCGCCCGCGAGGCCGCGCCGGGCACGGGGCGTGGCGCCCGCACCGCGGGAGCGCACGCATGA
- a CDS encoding L-ribulose-5-phosphate 4-epimerase, with the protein MIRLDDLAEDVRAAVAAARERVAALHAELPRNELVVWTAGNVSERVAGADLFVIKPSGVSYDELAPEVMVVCDLDGTKIDDGTDERLQPSSDTAAHAYVYRHMPEVGGVVHTHSTYATAWAARREPVPCVLTMMADEFGGEIPVGPFALIGDDSIGRGIVETLSGSRSRAVLMANHGPFTIGKDARAAVKAAVMVEEVARTVHISRQLGEPTRIPQSDIDSLYERYQNVYGQHGPSEEQQR; encoded by the coding sequence ATGATCCGCCTCGACGACCTCGCCGAGGACGTGCGCGCGGCGGTGGCGGCGGCCCGTGAGCGGGTGGCCGCGCTGCACGCCGAGCTGCCCCGCAACGAGCTCGTGGTGTGGACGGCGGGGAACGTCTCGGAGCGGGTCGCGGGCGCCGACCTGTTCGTCATCAAGCCGTCGGGGGTCTCCTACGACGAGCTTGCGCCGGAGGTCATGGTCGTGTGCGACCTGGACGGGACCAAGATCGACGACGGCACCGACGAGCGGCTCCAGCCCTCCTCGGACACCGCCGCCCACGCCTACGTCTACCGACACATGCCCGAGGTCGGCGGGGTGGTGCACACCCACTCCACCTACGCCACGGCGTGGGCGGCCCGGCGCGAGCCGGTCCCGTGCGTCCTGACGATGATGGCGGACGAGTTCGGCGGGGAGATCCCCGTGGGGCCGTTCGCGCTCATCGGGGACGACTCCATCGGTCGCGGCATCGTCGAGACCCTGTCGGGCTCGCGGTCCCGGGCGGTCCTCATGGCCAACCACGGTCCCTTCACCATCGGCAAGGACGCCCGCGCGGCGGTCAAGGCCGCGGTGATGGTCGAGGAGGTCGCCCGCACGGTCCACATCTCCCGCCAGCTGGGCGAGCCCACCCGCATCCCCCAGAGCGACATCGACTCCCTGTACGAGCGGTACCAGAACGTCTACGGCCAGCACGGCCCCAGCGAGGAGCAGCAACGATGA